In Levilactobacillus brevis, a single genomic region encodes these proteins:
- the miaA gene encoding tRNA (adenosine(37)-N6)-dimethylallyltransferase MiaA: MEKVLAIVGPTAVGKTALAITLAQKFNGEIISGDSMQVYRHLDIGTAKATPEEQAQATHHLIDVRDVDQQFTVAQFVAAAQRLIPAIIARGHLPIIAGGTGFYLQALFDGLKLGADAPGDPAIRDKFRAIAADKGADYLWHQLNDQDPQAAAKIPTTNVRRTVRALEVIAVTGKPFSHQEDDGPQYDDCYVALNTDRSLLYDRINQRVDQMVQAGLLAEVKWLAAQGGRDLPAATGIGYRELLPVLDTPAKLPAAIETVKQDSRHYAKRQLTWFRNQTTATWYDLVQHPEQLTIIEKRVAAWLQS, from the coding sequence ATGGAAAAAGTCTTAGCAATCGTGGGGCCGACCGCCGTGGGCAAGACCGCGCTGGCCATCACCCTGGCCCAAAAATTTAACGGTGAAATTATCTCGGGGGACTCCATGCAAGTTTACCGACACCTAGACATCGGGACGGCCAAGGCCACCCCAGAAGAGCAGGCCCAGGCCACGCACCACTTAATTGACGTGCGCGACGTTGACCAGCAGTTTACGGTCGCCCAGTTCGTGGCGGCGGCCCAACGGTTAATTCCGGCGATTATTGCGCGCGGGCATTTACCAATCATTGCCGGGGGGACGGGCTTTTACCTCCAGGCGTTGTTCGACGGCCTCAAGTTAGGCGCCGACGCCCCCGGCGATCCCGCCATTCGGGATAAATTTAGAGCCATCGCAGCGGACAAAGGGGCCGACTACCTGTGGCATCAGCTCAACGACCAGGACCCCCAGGCGGCGGCGAAGATTCCGACCACCAATGTACGGCGAACGGTACGGGCCCTCGAAGTGATTGCGGTCACAGGCAAGCCATTCTCCCACCAAGAAGACGATGGCCCCCAGTACGATGACTGTTACGTGGCACTCAACACCGACCGTAGCCTACTCTACGACCGAATCAATCAACGGGTCGATCAGATGGTGCAGGCGGGATTGTTGGCTGAGGTGAAGTGGCTGGCCGCTCAGGGTGGTCGTGACTTGCCGGCGGCCACGGGAATTGGCTACCGCGAGTTGTTGCCGGTTCTGGATACGCCGGCCAAGCTTCCGGCGGCCATCGAAACGGTCAAACAGGATTCACGACACTACGCTAAACGGCAGTTAACCTGGTTCCGTAACCAAACGACGGCCACGTGGTATGATTTGGTCCAGCACCCGGAACAGCTCACAATCATTGAAAAACGGGTCGCGGCGTGGCTGCAATCCTAA
- a CDS encoding MerR family transcriptional regulator codes for MKEKELRRSMAVLPMGTVMKLTSLTARQIRYYESQGLISPERSDGNRRLYSLNDIDRLLEIRDYLADGVNVAGIKAIYDQQQAAAQAKREAHEQPLTDADVRRILQDEFIRQAGLGHPDPGLQQRPL; via the coding sequence ATGAAGGAGAAAGAGTTACGACGGTCAATGGCTGTACTGCCAATGGGAACCGTGATGAAGTTGACGAGCTTGACGGCCCGGCAGATTCGCTACTACGAGTCTCAAGGCCTGATTTCTCCGGAACGGAGCGACGGGAACCGGCGCCTCTATTCGCTGAATGATATTGACCGGTTACTTGAGATCCGGGATTATTTAGCGGACGGCGTGAACGTAGCGGGGATCAAAGCCATTTATGATCAGCAACAAGCTGCGGCTCAGGCTAAACGTGAAGCGCATGAGCAACCGTTGACCGATGCGGATGTTCGTCGAATCTTGCAGGATGAGTTCATTCGGCAAGCCGGCCTGGGACATCCGGACCCGGGGCTGCAGCAGCGACCCCTTTAA
- a CDS encoding TetR/AcrR family transcriptional regulator encodes MQSLTKTAQITRGTFYLHYKDKADFLLQTEKQLITEWFEYAEMVTTITDPASAGDVIRVVGFDVNAGLQFADRHHQILTTLFDPQFPQFRRLFLDTLMGKLFQFGLRFEGDQQNFHLTENEIPASYLASAFMGMVMQWLADDRRFGYEHLGRTFAKLLPSPQASRLSQWFLTASPKG; translated from the coding sequence GTGCAGTCTTTGACCAAGACGGCACAGATTACACGGGGAACTTTTTATTTACACTACAAAGACAAGGCTGACTTTCTGCTACAAACGGAGAAGCAGCTCATCACGGAATGGTTTGAATACGCCGAGATGGTCACGACGATTACCGACCCCGCATCCGCAGGAGATGTGATTCGCGTGGTCGGGTTTGACGTGAACGCTGGCTTACAGTTCGCTGACCGGCACCACCAGATTCTAACCACGTTGTTTGACCCCCAATTTCCGCAGTTCCGACGACTTTTCTTGGACACGTTGATGGGAAAACTCTTTCAATTCGGTCTGCGTTTTGAGGGGGACCAGCAGAACTTCCATCTAACGGAAAATGAAATTCCGGCCAGCTATCTGGCGTCCGCCTTCATGGGGATGGTCATGCAGTGGCTGGCTGATGACCGGCGTTTTGGCTACGAGCATCTAGGCCGCACCTTTGCCAAGCTGTTGCCTAGCCCCCAGGCGTCCCGACTGAGTCAGTGGTTTCTCACGGCCAGTCCGAAAGGGTAA
- the rplU gene encoding 50S ribosomal protein L21: MYAIIVTGGKQYKVEAGQAVYVEKLNVEAGEKVTFDQVVFVGGDTPKIGTPTVAGATVTGTVEKQGLEKKVVTFKYKAKKGQHTKKGHRQPYTKVVVDAINA; this comes from the coding sequence ATGTACGCAATTATCGTAACTGGCGGCAAGCAGTACAAGGTCGAAGCAGGCCAAGCTGTTTACGTCGAAAAGTTGAACGTTGAAGCTGGTGAAAAGGTTACTTTTGACCAAGTTGTCTTTGTCGGCGGCGACACGCCTAAGATCGGGACGCCAACTGTTGCAGGTGCAACCGTTACTGGAACTGTTGAAAAGCAGGGTCTGGAAAAGAAGGTTGTTACTTTCAAGTACAAGGCCAAGAAGGGCCAACATACGAAGAAGGGTCACCGTCAACCATACACCAAGGTTGTCGTTGATGCTATCAACGCTTAA
- a CDS encoding exonuclease SbcC, which yields MENQEQQANAADALTQVIANKLDYLSTMQAAVQHGDDRKIYELLDQVRYYQEVKKTRADRSVNHLAELVDNIHPQISHYLSDKLIDYLGHIYPFFYYEEFTTGMFHIYFGNWWDRRLFGDLDVINVQFEFDKTEYQKLRDSFALESQSQRLNTSKIESISAESEKLQELVNAQPKRDNQKTQLREQLKENSGKSSMPWESGKVKTERQEIIDQLTELADQDEKALNAHKLIKENDDKILVLSKEDTILNYEKQSIRDAFDDFEHFEAHNASLYADYLNSLLGKSEGEVTVDD from the coding sequence ATGGAAAATCAAGAACAGCAAGCCAATGCGGCCGATGCCCTGACGCAGGTAATCGCCAACAAACTCGATTACTTAAGTACGATGCAGGCAGCGGTTCAGCATGGTGATGACCGAAAAATCTACGAACTTCTTGATCAAGTTCGCTATTACCAAGAAGTAAAGAAGACGCGGGCAGACCGCTCTGTGAACCATTTAGCAGAATTGGTCGACAACATTCATCCCCAAATTAGCCATTATTTGAGCGATAAATTAATCGATTATTTAGGACACATCTATCCCTTCTTCTACTACGAAGAATTTACCACGGGGATGTTCCACATCTACTTTGGTAACTGGTGGGACCGGCGCTTGTTCGGTGACCTAGACGTCATCAACGTTCAGTTCGAGTTCGACAAGACCGAATACCAGAAGTTGCGGGATTCATTTGCACTGGAAAGCCAGAGCCAACGCCTCAATACCTCTAAGATTGAGTCCATTTCCGCCGAGAGTGAAAAGCTTCAGGAATTGGTCAACGCCCAACCGAAGCGGGATAACCAGAAGACCCAACTGCGTGAACAACTGAAAGAAAACAGTGGTAAGAGCAGTATGCCTTGGGAATCCGGCAAGGTGAAGACTGAACGTCAGGAGATTATCGACCAATTGACGGAGTTAGCGGACCAGGACGAAAAGGCCCTGAACGCCCACAAGTTGATTAAGGAAAATGACGATAAAATTTTGGTATTGTCCAAGGAAGATACCATCTTAAATTACGAAAAGCAGAGCATTCGCGACGCCTTCGATGACTTTGAACATTTCGAAGCACACAATGCTAGCCTATATGCCGACTACTTGAACAGCCTTTTAGGCAAAAGCGAGGGTGAGGTGACCGTCGATGATTAA
- the glnA gene encoding type I glutamate--ammonia ligase, whose protein sequence is MAKRDYSKDDIRQMAKDENVKFLRLMFTDLFGTIKNVEVPISQLGKLLDNKLMFDGSSIDGFVRIEESDMYLYPDLSTWMIFPWSTERGKIARVICEVYTTDGKPFEGDPRNNLIRVLSDMRKAGFTDFNIGPEPEFFLFKMDENGKPTTELNDKGSYFDMAPMDLGENCRREIVLTLEEMGFDVEAAHHEVAPGQHEIDFKYADALTAADNIQTFKLVVKTIARKYGLYATFMPKPLAGINGSGMHLNMSLFHDKGNAFYDEKGNMQLSEDAFHFLGGLLKHARSFTAICNPIVNSYKRLVPGYEAPVYVAWSGSNRSPLIRVPNSRGLSTRLELRSVDPAANPYLAIAAVLEAGLDGLRNQLAPREAIDRNIYRMDAEERQENHITNLPDTLHNALKDLAADEVIRNAMGHHLFQSFMEAKTLEYNSYRTQVSQWERDQYLELY, encoded by the coding sequence ATGGCAAAACGGGATTATTCCAAAGATGATATTCGCCAGATGGCAAAGGACGAAAACGTTAAGTTTCTACGGCTAATGTTTACCGATTTATTCGGCACAATCAAGAACGTCGAGGTACCCATCAGCCAATTAGGCAAGTTGCTAGACAACAAGTTAATGTTTGACGGCTCCTCCATTGATGGCTTCGTGCGGATCGAAGAAAGTGACATGTACCTGTACCCTGACCTATCAACTTGGATGATTTTCCCTTGGAGTACGGAACGGGGCAAGATTGCGCGGGTGATCTGTGAAGTTTACACCACAGACGGTAAGCCATTTGAAGGCGACCCACGGAACAACCTGATCCGGGTCTTAAGCGATATGCGCAAGGCCGGCTTCACTGATTTCAACATTGGACCAGAACCCGAATTCTTCCTGTTCAAGATGGATGAAAATGGCAAGCCAACGACGGAACTCAACGATAAGGGGAGCTACTTCGATATGGCGCCAATGGACTTGGGCGAAAATTGTCGGCGTGAAATCGTCTTAACCCTGGAAGAAATGGGCTTTGACGTCGAAGCGGCCCACCACGAAGTCGCTCCTGGTCAGCACGAAATTGACTTTAAGTATGCGGACGCCTTGACTGCGGCCGATAACATTCAAACATTTAAGCTGGTCGTGAAGACAATTGCCCGGAAATATGGCCTCTATGCGACCTTCATGCCAAAACCTCTGGCCGGAATCAACGGCTCGGGGATGCATCTGAACATGTCCTTATTCCATGACAAGGGCAATGCCTTCTACGATGAAAAGGGGAACATGCAACTGTCTGAAGATGCCTTCCACTTCTTGGGTGGCCTGTTGAAGCATGCGCGGAGCTTTACCGCCATCTGCAACCCAATCGTCAACAGTTACAAGCGTCTGGTTCCCGGTTACGAAGCGCCAGTCTACGTTGCTTGGTCCGGGTCTAACCGGTCCCCATTAATTCGGGTACCTAACTCTCGAGGATTATCAACGCGGTTGGAACTACGGAGCGTGGACCCAGCGGCGAACCCATATCTGGCCATTGCGGCCGTACTGGAAGCCGGTTTGGATGGATTACGGAATCAATTGGCCCCACGCGAGGCGATTGACCGGAATATCTACCGGATGGATGCCGAGGAACGACAAGAAAATCACATTACCAACTTGCCTGATACCCTGCACAATGCCTTGAAGGACCTGGCCGCCGATGAGGTCATCCGCAATGCCATGGGGCACCACCTGTTCCAAAGCTTCATGGAAGCCAAGACCTTGGAATACAATTCTTACCGGACGCAAGTTTCCCAGTGGGAACGCGATCAGTACCTGGAATTGTACTAA
- a CDS encoding dUTP diphosphatase, with the protein MLELAKLVQQSIALDEQITRDRDIELPRKVQIENAYVALDVELAETANTSEWFKVWKTHRGKADEGQTPRQTLLTEYTDAMDFFFLVAAKKTWTHLIMITEEDLTGLEKSRPAKDLDQQYLILKRMLFNSHFDHRQEDFRHAWRLFLKWGFVDLGFKQDEIQAAYEAKRQVNLDRQANDY; encoded by the coding sequence GTGTTAGAGTTAGCAAAATTAGTGCAGCAGTCCATTGCGTTGGACGAGCAGATTACCCGGGACAGAGACATCGAGTTGCCGCGCAAGGTGCAGATTGAAAATGCCTACGTGGCGCTGGATGTTGAGTTGGCCGAAACGGCGAATACGTCCGAGTGGTTCAAGGTGTGGAAGACGCACCGCGGTAAGGCCGATGAGGGCCAGACACCACGACAGACCCTGCTGACGGAATATACAGATGCCATGGACTTCTTCTTCTTGGTGGCTGCGAAGAAGACCTGGACGCATCTGATTATGATCACCGAAGAAGACTTGACGGGTTTAGAGAAGAGTCGGCCCGCTAAGGATTTGGACCAACAATACTTAATTTTAAAACGCATGTTGTTTAACAGTCATTTCGACCATCGGCAAGAGGACTTTCGCCACGCTTGGCGGCTCTTCTTGAAGTGGGGATTCGTCGATCTGGGCTTCAAACAAGATGAGATTCAAGCCGCCTATGAGGCCAAACGCCAGGTCAACCTGGATCGTCAGGCCAATGATTATTAG
- a CDS encoding glycerophosphodiester phosphodiesterase, which yields MFTRQTTQIIAHRGSKGTRPENTLVAFQTALDDGADGIETDVQLSRDRQMIIMHDEQVDRTTNGTGLVRDHTLAQLKALDAGIHFDPAYAATRIPTLDEVIGLLQRNHFTGIFNLELKTNKFPYPGLEQQLAAYFTQHPVGFRLVFSSFRAQSLVTLRRLYPQAEYAKLFQTASRQAKKMERLHQVADLHPDIRWVKAHRFWLPHMQLRPWTVNSTADMTYCFKHHFAGMITDYPARAVRLRQQIQGESDSWKKS from the coding sequence ATGTTTACGCGACAAACGACGCAGATAATTGCCCATCGTGGCAGTAAGGGTACCCGACCAGAGAATACGCTAGTGGCCTTTCAGACGGCCCTGGATGATGGGGCTGATGGGATTGAGACGGATGTCCAACTGTCACGCGACCGGCAGATGATCATTATGCACGATGAGCAGGTGGACCGCACGACTAACGGCACCGGACTGGTCCGTGACCACACACTGGCCCAGCTCAAGGCGTTGGACGCGGGCATTCATTTCGATCCGGCCTATGCGGCCACCCGGATTCCAACCTTGGATGAGGTGATTGGTTTGCTACAACGTAACCATTTCACGGGAATCTTCAACCTCGAATTAAAAACCAACAAGTTCCCGTATCCCGGCCTCGAACAGCAACTGGCCGCGTACTTTACCCAGCACCCCGTGGGGTTTCGGCTAGTCTTCTCTAGCTTTCGGGCACAATCGCTGGTGACGTTGCGCCGCCTCTATCCGCAAGCGGAGTACGCCAAGCTCTTTCAGACGGCGAGTCGGCAGGCCAAAAAGATGGAGCGGTTGCATCAGGTTGCAGACCTTCATCCCGATATTCGCTGGGTGAAAGCTCACCGCTTCTGGTTACCGCACATGCAGTTGCGGCCCTGGACGGTAAATTCTACTGCGGACATGACCTACTGCTTCAAACATCATTTTGCGGGGATGATTACCGATTATCCGGCCCGGGCGGTTCGTCTGCGGCAGCAAATACAAGGAGAATCTGATTCATGGAAAAAGTCTTAG